The genomic interval AGATTGACGTTGAGGGCCTGAAGAACTCTATTTCCAAGAACGGTCAGCGTGTGCCTGTCTTGGTCCGCCCGCTGGAAGGCGATCGCTACAACCTGATCTACGGCCGAAGACGCCTGGAAGCATGTCGCGAGCTCGGTATCAAAGTTCGAGCCATCGTCACGGAAGTTGAGGGTAATCAAGCGCTTCGAGATCAGCTTCTCGAGAACCAAGAGCGTCGTGATCTGAGCTTTATTGAACGTGCGCTTGTAGCGACGGCGCTTCTAGACGGCGATCATTTGGAAGGGGCTGAGCGCACCAATCGTGGTGTCGCCGAAGTCCTTAACCTCCACGAGGCGGGGGTTTCACAGCTTTTGAGTGTCGTTCGGACGGTCGGCGAGGATCTCATCCAGGCAATTGGTGCAGCTCCTGGGATTGGTCGACCGAGATGGGAAGAGCTCAAAAAGGCTTTGGGTGCCTACGACGGTGATCGAGGCCAACTGCAAACCGTAGCTCATGCAGCCAAGTCCGAAAGTTCCGGCTCGGTCGATGAGGTTTCTGAGCG from Roseovarius sp. THAF9 carries:
- the repB gene encoding plasmid partitioning protein RepB, with the protein product MARKPKLGLPLQTLRNAPDALEGRRLRGGVFEIDPAQIVTEERLDDRLQIDVEGLKNSISKNGQRVPVLVRPLEGDRYNLIYGRRRLEACRELGIKVRAIVTEVEGNQALRDQLLENQERRDLSFIERALVATALLDGDHLEGAERTNRGVAEVLNLHEAGVSQLLSVVRTVGEDLIQAIGAAPGIGRPRWEELKKALGAYDGDRGQLQTVAHAAKSESSGSVDEVSERAFLAVLAAAKSAEKKVSPSRKGVPALAIPGVGAATVKTGRQGKQLKLDLTTDEPDFISWLEGNALKLITELHERWKRSGD